CACGGACAGGAGCTGCATGATGATGCTGGCCGTGATGTACGGGAGGATGCCCAGGCTGAAGACGGACAGGTTCTCCAGGGCGTTGCCCGAGAAGAGGTTCAACAAGCCGAAGGCGCCGCCGGGCCGCTGCCCGGCCAGCGCGTCCAACCGGTCCAACTCGATACCCGGTACGGGAATGGTGGCCCCCAGCCGATACAGCGCGAAGATGCCCAGCGTGAACAGGATCTTGCCCCGGAGATCCGGGATCTTGAACATGTACCGGTAGACGTTCAGCATCGGCCGATGCTCCCTCCGAATCCATCACCGGCACGGTCGACCGGGCAGCCGGGTCCCGGCCGGGTCCTCCACGAGCCCGCCGCCGCGGGCGTCGCCGTCAACCGACGATCACGCACGATCCACCGGCAGCTTCTATCTTGGCGCGGGCTGACCGGCTGAAGGCATGCGCCTCGACGGTCAGCGCCTTGCGGATCTCGCCCCGGCCCAGCACCTTGATCCTGCCCCGCTTGCGCGCCAGTCCCTGCTCGCGCAGATGGTCCGGCGAGATGGTCGCACCGTCCCGGAAGCCGTCGAGGTCATCCACGTTGACCACCGTGAACGCCTGCCGGTTGTGGGGCTTGAAGCCCCGCAACTTCGGAAGCCTGGCTTGCAGTGGGGTCTGGCCGCCCTCGAAGCCGGGTCGCAGGCTACGGCGGGCCTTGAGGCCCTTCGTTCCCCTGCCGGCCGTCTTGCCGCGCCTTCCCGCCTCGCCGCGTCCGACCCGGATCTTCTTCCGCTTCGACCCTTCCGCCGGCCTGAGGTGGTGGAGTTTCAATTGGTTTGTCTTGGTAGCCACGGACGCCACCCTTCCGGATAACCGGCTCGTCCTCCGGGCCCCGGACTGCGGTTCGCCCCGGCCTGCCTCAGCCTGCGAACCCCATGCCCGACCCGACCCGTCGGCGAGCCCTCGTTCTTACTTCGTTCCCTGCGGTCGCGCCTCCCGGACTTCCACCAGATGGCGCACCCGATGCAACATACCCCGCAGCTCCGGACTGTCCGGACGCTCCACCGAGGCGTTCAACTTCTTCAGACCCAGGCTCCGGACGGTAGCCCGGGCCTTGTGCTTCTCGCCGATCAGGCTCCGGCGCAAGGTGATCCGGAGCATCTCGCCGCTCATGATCCACTGCCTCCTCCGCCCGACGCCCGCATCATCTCGGTGGAGCGGTAGGCGGCCAGCAGTCCCGGAGGCGTGATCTCCTCGGGGGTCTTGCCCCTTGCCTTCGCCACGTCCTCGGGACGCCGCTGCCCCTTCAGGCCGTCGATGGTGGCCTTGGCGACGTTGAGGTGGGTGGGCGCGCCGAGGGACTTGGCCAGGGCGTCGCGGATCCCGGCCGCCTCGAGGATCTGGCGGACGGCGCCGCCGGCGATCACTCCCGTGCCCGGCGCCGCCGGCTTCAGGAGTACCTTCGAGGCGCCCTGCTGGCCGATGACCCGGTGGATCAGGGTGGTGCCTGCCATGGGAACGGTGAACATCGACTTGCGAGCCGACTCGATGGCCTTCTGGATGGCGGTGGGCACCTCCTTGGCCTTCCCGTAGCCGATCCCGACCCGGCCGGCCCCGTCGCCCAACGCCACGAGGGCGGTGAAGGAGAACCGGCGTCCCCCCTTGCTCACCTTGGAGACCCGGTTGATCTCTATGACCCGCTCATCGAATTGGGGGGTGGAGTCCAAGCCCCCGTCGCGCCGTCTTCTTCTAGAAGTCAAGTCCAGCCTCCCTCGCCGCGTCGGCCAGAGCCTTCACACGTCCATGGAACGGATGCCCGCCCCGATCGAAAACCACTTTCGTAACGCCGGCGCCGGCAGCCCGGGAAGCGATCAGACGGCCCACCTCGGTGGCGGTCCCGGTGGTCAAGGGCTTCGACCGGAGCGCCGGCTCCTGCGAGGAAGCCGCCGCCAGCGTCCGGCCGGGGCCGTCGTCGATGACCTGCGCGTAGATGTACCGGTTACTCCGGAACACCGCCAGGCGCGGGCGGGCCTCGGTACCGGCCAACCGCTTCCGTACCCGGCGGTGACGGCGGATCCTTGCCCTCGTCCGTGCCCCGCTCATCGGACTGTCACTCCGGCCTTGCCGCTCTTCCTGAGGACGTACTCGTCCTGGTAGCGGATGCCCTTGCCCTTGTAAGGCTCCGGCGGCCGGACGCGGCGGATCTCGGCCGCTACCTGGCCTACCTTCTCCTTGTCGATGCCCTCCACCACGATGGTGGTGGCGTCCGGAACCGTGAAGGAGATACCGTCTGTGGCCGGAACCGCCACGCTGTGGCTGTAGCCGACCTGCAGCTCCAACCCGTCACCCCGGCTCAGAGCCCGGTAACCGACCCCGACGATCTTGAGGGTCTTGCGGTACCCCTCGGTGACCCCGATCACCATGTTGTTCACCAGGGCCCGGGTCAGCCCGTGCAGTGCTCGGCTGCGGCGTTCGTCGTTGATCCTGGTGACCACGCACCGGCCGTCGATCACCTCGACCCCCACCCGGTCCTCGAAGGTCCGCTTCAGGGAACCCTTCGGGCCCTTGACCGTCACCTCCTGGCCGGAGATGGTGATCTCCACCCCGCCGGGCACCGGAATCGGAACCTTGCCGACCCGACTCATGACTACCAGACCTCGCACATGAGCTCACCGCCCAGACGCCGCCGGCGGGCCTCCCGATCGGGCAGCAGACCCTGGGAGGTGGACACGATCACCGTTCCCAGGCCTCCCTGGGAACGCGGCAGGTCGTCGGCGCCCTTGTACACGCGCCGGCCCGGCCGGGAGACACGACGCAACCCCTGGATGATGCGCTCCTGATTGGCCTTACCGGCGAACTTCAAGCGGATGGTCAGGGTGTTCCCCTGGGCCGCCGGACTCACGTCGTAGCCCTCCACATAACCCTCCGACGCCAGCACCCTGGCGACCTGCTCCTTCAGCTTCGAGGAGGGCATGCTCACCCTGGCATGCAAGGCGATGTTGGCGTTGCGGATCCGGGTCAGCATGTCGGCAATGGGGTCGGTCATCATTGCGGTCTCGCTCCCTTACCAGGAGGACTTCTGAACGCCTGGCAGCTCGCCACGGTGCGCGAGCTCCCGGACCGCAATCCGCGACATCCCGAACTTGCGCAGGTAGCCGCGGGGCCGTCCGGTGATGCCGCACCGGTTGCGGTACCGGGTCGGGCTGGCGTCGCGAGGCATCTTCGCCAGGCTCGCGTAGGCGTCCCGCTTGGCGTCATACGTGGCGTCGGGGTCCTTGATGACGCTGATGAGCTCGGCCCGGCGCTCCCGGTAGCGCTCGACCATCTCGGCCCGGCGCTTGTTCTTGGCGATCATCGACTTCTTGGCCATATCGTTTCCTCACATCTCAGTTGGTTGCGGCAGCCCGACGCCGGAAGGGGAAGCCGAAGGCCTCCAGCAATGCCCTGGCGCCCCCGTCGTCGGCGGAGGTCGTGCAGATGGTTATGTCCATACCGCGGACCGCCGTCACCTTGTCGTAGTCGATCTCGGGAAAGATGAGCTGCTCGCTCACCCCGAAGCTGTAGTTGCCACGCCCGTCGAATGACGACGGGCTCAGACCCCGGAAGTCCCGGATGCGCGGGATGGCGATGGTAATCAGCCGATCGAGAAACTCCCAGGCCCGATGCCCGCGGATCGTCACCGAACAGCCCACCGGCATCCCGGTCCGCAGCTTGAACCCGGCGATGGACCGGCGAGCCCGATTCAGCCGGGGCTTCTGGCCGGTGATGGTGGCCAGGTCCTCCATGGCCGCGCCGGTCTGCTTGCGGTCGCCCACCGCCTCGCCGATGCCCATGTTCACCACGATCTTGTCCAGGTCGGGGATCAACATCGGATTGGCGAGGCCCAGATCCTCCATGATCCGGGACCGAACCGTCTCCACGTACTGCCGCTTCAGGCGGGGCACGTCACCCACCGGAGCGGTCTTCGTCTCGGCGGCCATGACTGCCTACACCTCCCCGTCGCACTTGACGCAGCGGCGGAACCTGCGGCCCGTGTCGCTCCTGCCGACTCCGGTCCTGACCGGCCCGCAGTCGTCGCACACCAGCATCACGTTGGAAACGTCGATGGGCATGTCCTTGTCGACGATGCCCGCTTGCAGCTCCCGGCCCCGGGCCTTCTGGTGCCGCTTGGCGGTGTTGACGCCTTCCACGATCACCCGGCCCCGGCGGGGCAGGACCCGCGCCACTCTCGACTCGCGGCCCACGTCCTTGCCGGAGATCACCACGACCCGGTCGCCTTCGCGGATGGCCATCAGATCACCTCCGGCGCCAGTGAGACGATCCGCATGAACTTCCGGTCCCGCAGCTCGCGGGCCACCGGCCCGAATATGCGGGTGCCCCGAGGGAGCCGGTTGTCGTTGATGACCACGCATGCGTTGTCGTCGAAGCGGATGTAGGTGCCGTCCCGGCGGCGCTGCTCCTTGGCAGTCCGCACCACCACCGCCCTGACCACCTCGCCCTTCTTGAGCGCCGCTCCGGGAGCGGCGTGCTTGACAGTGGCCACGATGATGTCGCCGATCCGGGCATACCGGCGGCGCGACCCTCCCAGCACGCGGATGCACAGCACCTCGCGGGCGCCGCTGTTGTCGGCCACCTTGAGCCGGGACTCCTGCTGGATCATCTCGCCCGTCCCAACACCTCTACCAGCCGCCACCGCTTGGTCTTGGACAGGGGCCGGGTCTCCATGATCATCACCCGGTCGCCGTTGCGGGCGGTGTTCTCCTCGTCGTGCGCATGAACCTTGGTGACGCTGCGCACGATCTTGCCGTAGCGCGGATGGCGCGTCCGCCGCTCGAGCTCCACCGTGATGGTGCGGGCCCGGGCATCGGACACCACCATGCCCACACGCGTCTTGCGCCGCCGCCGATCAGGCATGACCGACCTCCTCGTTCTCGTGCATCACGGTCTTGATCCGCGCGATCAACTGCCTCAGGCGGCCCAGAGACGCCGTGTCCTCCGACTGGCTGACCGCCAGCTGGAACCGGAGGTTGAACAGCTCCTCCTTAGTCTCGTCCAGCTTCTCGTCCAGCTCGGCCGGGGTGAGTTCCCTCAGCTCCAAGGCCTTCATACCGCTACCTCCATCGTCATTCTCTACCCCAGCAGTTCCCTGGATACGAACCGGGTCTTGATCGGCAGCTTGTGGCCGGCCCTGCGCATCGCCTCGCGCGCCATTTGCTCGTCCACGCCCGACAGTTCCATCATCACCCGCCCCGGCTTGACGACGGCCACCCAGAACTCGGGGTTCCCCTTCCCCGAACCCATCCGGGTCTCGGCCGGCTTGGCCGTGATCGGCTTGTCGGGGAAGATGTTGATCCAGACCTTCCCTCCCCGCCGAACCGTACGGGTGATGGCGACACGGGCGGACTCGATCTGGCGAGCGGTTATCTGGCCCGGCTCCAGCGCTTGGATGCCGTAGTCGCCGAACGACACCGCCGTGCCGCCCTTGGCGTAACCCTTCATCCGCCCCCTATGGACCTTGCGGTACTTGGTTCGCTTGGGCATCAACATGATCTACTACTTCCCGGCCTCATCGGCGCCGGAGTCGTCCTCGGGCTTGGCGGCGGACCCGCCCTCGTCACCGGCCTGCCCGGACGGCGCACCGGTCTCGGCCCGGGCGCTGTCGTAGGCCGACTTGGCCTCGGCCTTGCTGACCTTGCGGCCACCGCCGGCCTCGATGATCCTCTTGCCCCCTCCGGCTTCGATCACCCGCGGCGCGGCGCGTCCACCGGCTCGCTGCTCGGCCCGGCTCTTGGCCGGCGTCATCCGGCCCGACGGCCGTCCGGCCGCCAGCGCGGCCTCGCGCGCCATCTGCTCGCGCGTGGTCTTGAGCGAGGCGACCACATCGCCCTTGTAGACCCAGACCTTGACCCCGATACTCCCCACGCTGGTGGCGGCCGTGGCCTGGCCGTAGTCGATGTCCGCCCGGAGGGTGTGCAGGGGCACCCGGCCCTCCCGGTACCACTCGCGGCGGCTCATGTCGGCGCCGCCCAGGCGGCCGGCGCACTCCACCCTCACTCCTTCCGCGCCTGCTTTGAGGGCGGTCTGCACCGTCCGTCGCATGGCGCGCCGGAAGGCCACCCGGTTCTCCAACTGGTCGGCCACGCCGCGGGCCAGCAACTGGGCGTCGGTCTCGGGGTCCTTGACCTCGATCACATTGAGCTTCACCCGGCGCCCGGTCATCTTCTCCATACCTGACCGGATCCGCTCCGCCTCGGCGCCCTTGCGGCCGATCACGGCGCCGGGACGGGCCGTGTGGACGTCCACCTGGAGGCGTTCGCGGGTGCGTTCGATGTCGACCCGCGACACCGCCCCCCGCTTGAGTTCGCGCTTCAAGTAGTCGCGTATCCGGTGGTCCTCGTTGGCCAGGAACGTGTAGTCCTTATCCGAGTACCAACGTGACTTCCAGTCGGTGACGATTCCGAGGCGGAAACCATAGGGATGCGTCTTCTGGCCCATCAGTCGACCTCCTCGCGGCCGTCGGAAACCACGATGGTGATGTGGCAGGTGCGCTTGCGGATCCTGGTGGCGCGACCCCGGGCCCGAGGCCGGAAGCGCTTGATGGTCACGCCCTCGTCGGCATAGGCCTCGACCACGCGGACCTCGCCGGCCAGCGTGTCGAGGTCCTCGCCGAGCTCGAACTTCGAATTCATGTTGGCGACTGCCGAGCGGATGCACTTGAGGATCGGCTCCGCGGCTCTCCGGTTGGAGAACCGGAGGGTCACCTCAGCATCGGCGACCGACATGCCCCGGACCTGGTCCAGCACCACCCGCACCTTGTAGGGGGACTGGCGGATATGGCGGGCGCGGGCGACTGCTCTCATCTCGACCTACCGCCTCGTAGCCTTTTCCCGCTTGGTGCCGGCGTGTCCCCTGAAGGTCCTGGTAGGAGCGAACTCGCCCAGCTTGTGATCGACCATCTGCTCGGTGATGTAGATGGGAACGTGGCGGCGGCCATCATGGACAGCGATGGTCAGGCCCACCATCTCGGGGATGATGGTGCTCCGGCGGCTCCAGGTGCGGATCATCCGCTTGTGGCCGGCGCTGTTGGCGACTTCCACCTTCCTCAGGAGGTGCTCGTCCACGAACGGGCCCTTCTTACGGCTCCGAGCCATCTGCTACCTCCGGCCTTTCTTGTTGCGGCGGCGCACGATATCCCGGTTGCTCGCCTTGTTGCGATTCCGGGTCCGGCCCTCCGGCTTACCCCACGGGGACACCGGATGGCGGCCTCCTGACGAGCGCCCTTCGCCACCTCCCAGCGGGTGATCAACCGGGTTCATCGCCACGCCGCGGGTCTGGGGACGCACCCCCTTCCAGCGGTTCCTGCCCGCCTTGCCGAGCTTGGTGAGCTCCGCCTCGGTATTGCCGACCTGACCGATGGTGGCCCGGCAGTCGAGGAGGACATAGCGAACCTCGCCCGAGGGCAACCGGAGCAGCGCCCTGTTCCCCTCCTTGGACATCAGCTGGACACCCGTCCCTGCCGCCCTGGCCATCCTGGCCCCGCCTCCCGGCTTCAGCTCGATGGCATGAACCACCGTTCCCGCCGGAATGTTCCGCAGCGGAAGGGCGTTTCCGGGCCGGATCTCGGCCTTGGGGCCCGACTCCAGCATGTCCCCCACCGATACTCCCACCGGGTGCAGGATGTAACGCTTCTCGCCGTCCACATAGTGCAGCAGGGCCAGCCGGGCATTGCGGTTGGGGTCGTACTCCACGGCCGCCACCCGAGCAGGCACCCCGTCCTTGGTCCGGCGGAAGTCCACGATGCGGTACCTACGCTTGTGACCGCCACCCCGATGGCGCGACGTGATCCGGCCATGGTTGTTGCGCCCCGAGGAGCGCTTCTTCTTGGCCAGCAGGGACTTCTCGGGCTTTGACTTGGTGATCGACGCGAAGTCCGACACGGTCTGGAACCGGCGTCCCGGTGAGGTGGGTTTTCTCTTCTTTACTGCCATCTCGAACTCACCTGCCTCAAATTCCGAAGATGTCCACGGTCTGCCCGATGGGCAGCGTGACCATGGCGCGCTTGGTGTCGGCACGCCTACCGACCGTGAACCTGGTCCGCTTCCGCTTGCCCTTGCGGTTCAGCGTGTTGACGCTCAACACCCGGACGCCGAACAGGACCTCGACCGCCCGGCGGATCTCCTCCTTGCGGGCCCGCCGATCCACCACGAAGGTGTACGTGTTGGCACGCTCGATGAGGTCGTATGACTTCTCCGAGACCACGGGCTGGATGATCACGTCACGCGGGTCCTTCATCGTACGTCCTGTCCCAGCCCGGCCGGCGCCGCGCCGTTCTCCATGACGAAGTCCTCGTCCGAAACGTCGAAGCGACCCGATTGGGATCCGGCCGGACCGGTGGAAGACTGCCCGAGGGCCAGTCCGGAGAAGATGACGGTGCCGGCCCAGAGGACGTCGTACGTGTTCAGCATCCCGGGTCGCCCGAGGATGACCTGGGGCAGGTTCCGGAACGACCGGAGCGCGACCTCCTCCGAGCGGTCGACCACCACCAATGCCTTACCGGTGGCCCCGATCTCGCTGAGCAGGGAGACGGCCAGCCTGGTGCTGGGCACCTCCCA
The genomic region above belongs to bacterium and contains:
- the rplO gene encoding 50S ribosomal protein L15; this encodes MATKTNQLKLHHLRPAEGSKRKKIRVGRGEAGRRGKTAGRGTKGLKARRSLRPGFEGGQTPLQARLPKLRGFKPHNRQAFTVVNVDDLDGFRDGATISPDHLREQGLARKRGRIKVLGRGEIRKALTVEAHAFSRSARAKIEAAGGSCVIVG
- the rpmC gene encoding 50S ribosomal protein L29; this translates as MKALELRELTPAELDEKLDETKEELFNLRFQLAVSQSEDTASLGRLRQLIARIKTVMHENEEVGHA
- the rplP gene encoding 50S ribosomal protein L16 is translated as MLMPKRTKYRKVHRGRMKGYAKGGTAVSFGDYGIQALEPGQITARQIESARVAITRTVRRGGKVWINIFPDKPITAKPAETRMGSGKGNPEFWVAVVKPGRVMMELSGVDEQMAREAMRRAGHKLPIKTRFVSRELLG
- the rpsN gene encoding 30S ribosomal protein S14, producing the protein MAKKSMIAKNKRRAEMVERYRERRAELISVIKDPDATYDAKRDAYASLAKMPRDASPTRYRNRCGITGRPRGYLRKFGMSRIAVRELAHRGELPGVQKSSW
- the rplB gene encoding 50S ribosomal protein L2, translating into MAVKKRKPTSPGRRFQTVSDFASITKSKPEKSLLAKKKRSSGRNNHGRITSRHRGGGHKRRYRIVDFRRTKDGVPARVAAVEYDPNRNARLALLHYVDGEKRYILHPVGVSVGDMLESGPKAEIRPGNALPLRNIPAGTVVHAIELKPGGGARMARAAGTGVQLMSKEGNRALLRLPSGEVRYVLLDCRATIGQVGNTEAELTKLGKAGRNRWKGVRPQTRGVAMNPVDHPLGGGEGRSSGGRHPVSPWGKPEGRTRNRNKASNRDIVRRRNKKGRR
- the rplX gene encoding 50S ribosomal protein L24: MAIREGDRVVVISGKDVGRESRVARVLPRRGRVIVEGVNTAKRHQKARGRELQAGIVDKDMPIDVSNVMLVCDDCGPVRTGVGRSDTGRRFRRCVKCDGEV
- the rplE gene encoding 50S ribosomal protein L5; the encoded protein is MAAETKTAPVGDVPRLKRQYVETVRSRIMEDLGLANPMLIPDLDKIVVNMGIGEAVGDRKQTGAAMEDLATITGQKPRLNRARRSIAGFKLRTGMPVGCSVTIRGHRAWEFLDRLITIAIPRIRDFRGLSPSSFDGRGNYSFGVSEQLIFPEIDYDKVTAVRGMDITICTTSADDGGARALLEAFGFPFRRRAAATN
- the rplN gene encoding 50S ribosomal protein L14, yielding MIQQESRLKVADNSGAREVLCIRVLGGSRRRYARIGDIIVATVKHAAPGAALKKGEVVRAVVVRTAKEQRRRDGTYIRFDDNACVVINDNRLPRGTRIFGPVARELRDRKFMRIVSLAPEVI
- the rpsH gene encoding 30S ribosomal protein S8 — its product is MMTDPIADMLTRIRNANIALHARVSMPSSKLKEQVARVLASEGYVEGYDVSPAAQGNTLTIRLKFAGKANQERIIQGLRRVSRPGRRVYKGADDLPRSQGGLGTVIVSTSQGLLPDREARRRRLGGELMCEVW
- the rpsS gene encoding 30S ribosomal protein S19, with the protein product MARSRKKGPFVDEHLLRKVEVANSAGHKRMIRTWSRRSTIIPEMVGLTIAVHDGRRHVPIYITEQMVDHKLGEFAPTRTFRGHAGTKREKATRR
- the rplV gene encoding 50S ribosomal protein L22 — its product is MRAVARARHIRQSPYKVRVVLDQVRGMSVADAEVTLRFSNRRAAEPILKCIRSAVANMNSKFELGEDLDTLAGEVRVVEAYADEGVTIKRFRPRARGRATRIRKRTCHITIVVSDGREEVD
- the rpmD gene encoding 50S ribosomal protein L30, with protein sequence MSGEMLRITLRRSLIGEKHKARATVRSLGLKKLNASVERPDSPELRGMLHRVRHLVEVREARPQGTK
- the rplW gene encoding 50S ribosomal protein L23; this translates as MKDPRDVIIQPVVSEKSYDLIERANTYTFVVDRRARKEEIRRAVEVLFGVRVLSVNTLNRKGKRKRTRFTVGRRADTKRAMVTLPIGQTVDIFGI
- the rpsE gene encoding 30S ribosomal protein S5, coding for MTSRRRRRDGGLDSTPQFDERVIEINRVSKVSKGGRRFSFTALVALGDGAGRVGIGYGKAKEVPTAIQKAIESARKSMFTVPMAGTTLIHRVIGQQGASKVLLKPAAPGTGVIAGGAVRQILEAAGIRDALAKSLGAPTHLNVAKATIDGLKGQRRPEDVAKARGKTPEEITPPGLLAAYRSTEMMRASGGGGSGS
- the rplR gene encoding 50S ribosomal protein L18 yields the protein MSGARTRARIRRHRRVRKRLAGTEARPRLAVFRSNRYIYAQVIDDGPGRTLAAASSQEPALRSKPLTTGTATEVGRLIASRAAGAGVTKVVFDRGGHPFHGRVKALADAAREAGLDF
- the rpsQ gene encoding 30S ribosomal protein S17, translated to MPDRRRRKTRVGMVVSDARARTITVELERRTRHPRYGKIVRSVTKVHAHDEENTARNGDRVMIMETRPLSKTKRWRLVEVLGRAR
- the rpsC gene encoding 30S ribosomal protein S3, producing the protein MGQKTHPYGFRLGIVTDWKSRWYSDKDYTFLANEDHRIRDYLKRELKRGAVSRVDIERTRERLQVDVHTARPGAVIGRKGAEAERIRSGMEKMTGRRVKLNVIEVKDPETDAQLLARGVADQLENRVAFRRAMRRTVQTALKAGAEGVRVECAGRLGGADMSRREWYREGRVPLHTLRADIDYGQATAATSVGSIGVKVWVYKGDVVASLKTTREQMAREAALAAGRPSGRMTPAKSRAEQRAGGRAAPRVIEAGGGKRIIEAGGGRKVSKAEAKSAYDSARAETGAPSGQAGDEGGSAAKPEDDSGADEAGK
- the rplF gene encoding 50S ribosomal protein L6 — translated: MSRVGKVPIPVPGGVEITISGQEVTVKGPKGSLKRTFEDRVGVEVIDGRCVVTRINDERRSRALHGLTRALVNNMVIGVTEGYRKTLKIVGVGYRALSRGDGLELQVGYSHSVAVPATDGISFTVPDATTIVVEGIDKEKVGQVAAEIRRVRPPEPYKGKGIRYQDEYVLRKSGKAGVTVR